The Thermus brockianus genome window below encodes:
- the soxC gene encoding sulfite dehydrogenase, with product MDRRKFFRLLGAGSLFGFLKARAQTPPWDEETFAPTKTLGAPLSEYGSRSPFEEGVVRYISPNLRTRHSGADFAPLERLEGVITPNGLHFERHHAGVPQVDPKSYRLVIHGMVERPLVFTLEDLKRFPSVTRTYFIECAGNGQNGYREPPDPNLTATRSRGLASNASWTGVPLALLLKEAGVKPGARWLIPEGMDAAMYTRSLPLEKAMEDVLVAYAQNGEALRPEQGYPVRLVVPGWEGSIQVKWLRRILVTDQPAMAKDETSEYTDVMADGKVLAFTWVMEPQSIVTYPSGGQVIKPGFHEIRGLAWSGFGRITKVEISLDEGRTWRQATLEAPVERYAFVRFKMPWQWRGEEVVLWSRAWDEKGNTQPTREEFFRRWGKNNRYHYNAIQAWRILPDGRVVNGDRPLGVRAVGPVGGCDGEVFDG from the coding sequence ATGGACCGAAGGAAGTTTTTCCGGCTGTTGGGGGCAGGAAGCCTCTTCGGCTTCCTCAAGGCCAGGGCCCAGACACCCCCTTGGGACGAGGAGACCTTCGCCCCTACCAAGACCCTGGGGGCTCCCCTTTCCGAGTACGGGAGCCGAAGCCCTTTTGAGGAAGGGGTGGTGCGCTACATCTCCCCCAACCTGCGCACCCGCCACTCGGGGGCGGATTTCGCCCCCTTGGAGCGGCTGGAGGGGGTCATCACCCCCAACGGCCTCCACTTTGAGCGCCACCACGCCGGGGTGCCCCAGGTGGACCCCAAAAGCTACCGCCTGGTGATCCACGGGATGGTGGAAAGGCCCCTGGTCTTCACCTTGGAGGACCTCAAGCGCTTTCCCTCCGTGACCCGCACCTACTTCATTGAGTGCGCCGGCAACGGGCAAAACGGCTACCGGGAACCCCCAGACCCCAACCTCACCGCTACCCGGAGCCGGGGCCTCGCCTCCAACGCCAGCTGGACCGGGGTACCCCTGGCCCTCCTCCTCAAGGAGGCGGGGGTGAAGCCGGGGGCCAGGTGGCTTATCCCCGAGGGCATGGACGCCGCCATGTACACCCGCTCCCTGCCCCTGGAGAAGGCCATGGAGGACGTCCTGGTGGCCTATGCGCAAAACGGGGAGGCCTTGCGCCCCGAGCAGGGTTATCCCGTGCGCCTGGTGGTGCCGGGCTGGGAGGGGAGCATCCAGGTGAAGTGGCTGAGGCGTATCCTGGTCACGGACCAGCCCGCCATGGCCAAGGACGAAACCAGCGAGTACACGGACGTCATGGCGGACGGCAAGGTCCTCGCCTTCACCTGGGTGATGGAGCCCCAGTCCATCGTCACCTACCCCTCGGGGGGGCAGGTGATCAAGCCGGGCTTCCACGAGATTAGGGGCCTCGCCTGGAGCGGTTTTGGCCGCATCACCAAGGTGGAGATCTCCTTGGACGAGGGCAGGACCTGGCGGCAGGCCACCCTCGAGGCCCCCGTGGAGCGCTACGCCTTCGTCCGCTTCAAGATGCCTTGGCAGTGGCGGGGCGAGGAGGTGGTGCTTTGGAGCCGGGCCTGGGACGAGAAGGGCAACACCCAGCCCACCCGGGAGGAGTTCTTCCGGCGTTGGGGCAAGAACAACCGCTACCACTACAACGCCATCCAGGCCTGGCGTATCCTGCCCGATGGCCGGGTGGTCAACGGGGATAGGCCCCTGGGCGTGCGGGCCGTGGGCCCCGTGGGTGGGTGCGACGGGGAGGTGTTTGATGGCTAA